A DNA window from Phyllostomus discolor isolate MPI-MPIP mPhyDis1 chromosome X, mPhyDis1.pri.v3, whole genome shotgun sequence contains the following coding sequences:
- the PNMA6E gene encoding paraneoplastic antigen Ma6E: MAMAMALELAMLQDWCSLMGVNARRSLLILGIPDDCEDQEFQETVQAALRHLGRTFSGMEEPGHGDESFESWLDHANDMLYLWRHISERERRRRLVESLGGPALDLVSDLLRENPNITAQDCLAALIQVFGNKDNPMTSRLKFMTCAQRPQETLFAYVMRLEGLLQAAIEKGAIQPRMADQVRARQVLMRARPNEMLWNMLRRLRLERRSPGFLGMLRLIRESEAWEATPTTSQQAQMEEGACVDVGDLASDLVAAQAIPAHEDDGEAAPAHEGAAQAAPAHEDAAQAAPAHEGAAQAAPAHEDAAQAAPAHEDAAQAAPAHEGAAEAAPTHEGAVQGALSKEDSAEAALAYAVASEAGPGSASPDEAAPETSDTTRASPPSEETTSATQRDENALAPAGLGQAGPSSAHVSSASGVGLGGPSGRPEGQAQADQEAEEPPEEGLKAIPEESGSEARAGEMSSPEPSSGK, encoded by the exons ATGGCGATGGCAATGGCACTGGAGCTGGCGATGCTGCAGGACTGGTGTAGCCTGATGGGTGTGAACGCCCGCCGCTCTTTGCTCATCCTTGGCATCCCAGATGACTGTGAGGACCAGGAATTCCAGGAGACTGTGCAGGCTGCCCTGCGGCACCTGGGCAG AACCTTTTCTGGGATGGAAGAGCCAGGTCACGGGGATGAGTCCTTTGAGAGCTGGCTGGACCATGCCAATGACATGCTGTACCTGTGGCGCCACATatcagaaagggagaggaggaggaggcttgTGGAAAGCTTGGGTGGCCCTGCGCTGGATCTTGTGAGTGACCTGTTACGTGAAAATCCCAACATCACTGCGCAGGACTGCCTTGCTGCACTGATTCAGGTATTTGGGAACAAGGACAATCCTATGACTTCGCGGCTAAAATTCATGACTTGTGCCCAACGGCCCCAGGAGACTCTCTTTGCCTACGTCATGCGCCTGGAAGGCCTGCTGCAGGCGGCCATAGAGAAGGGGGCCATCCAACCCCGTATGGCAGACCAGGTGCGTGCCCGGCAGGTGCTGATGCGAGCCCGTCCCAATGAGATGCTGTGGAACATGCTGAGGAGATTGCGGCTAGAGAGGAGATCACCTGGTTTCCTGGGGATGCTTCGGCTTATTCGGGAGTCAGAGGCATGGGAGGCCACTCCAACTACAAGCCAgcaggcccaaatggaagaaggGGCCTGTGTGGATGTTGGAGACCTGGCTTCTGACCTGGTTGCTGCCCAGGCCATCCCAGCCCATGAAGATGATGGCGAGGCTGCCCCAGCCCACGAAGGAGCTGCCCAGGCCGCCCCAGCCCACGAAGATGCTGCCCAGGCCGCCCCAGCCCACGAAGGAGCTGCCCAGGCCGCCCCAGCCCACGAAGATGCTGCCCAGGCCGCCCCAGCCCACGAAGATgctgcccaggctgccccagCCCACGAAGGAGCTGCCGAGGCTGCCCCAACCCATGAAGGAGCTGTCCAGGGTGCCCTTTCCAAAGAAGATAGTGCTGAGGCTGCTCTGGCCTATGCAGTGGCCAGTGAGGCAGGTCCTGGCAGTGCCAGTCCTGATGAGGCTGCTCCTGAAACCAGTGATACCACCAGGGCCAGCCCTCCCTCTGAGGAGACCACCTCTGCCACTCAGCGAGATGAAAATGCTCTTGCTCCAGCAGGCCTAGGTCAGGCAGGACCGTCCTCTGCCCATGTGAGCAGTGCTTCTGGGGTGGGCTTGGGTGGTCCCAGTGGTCGTCCAgagggccaggcccaggcagaCCAGGAGGCAGAGGAACCCCCTGAGGAGGGGCTCAAAGCCATCCCGGAGGAGTCAGGAagtgaggccagggcaggggagatgAGTTCCCCTGAGCCCTCCTCAGGCAAATAG